Genomic DNA from Desulfuromonas versatilis:
TAGTCGCGCACCGTCATCAGGTAGAGAAAGGCGGTCATCGCCCCCAGCTCCATGACCGTGGCGGCGACGCAGGTGATGTGGTCGACCAGCCGGTTGTATTCCGAGAGCAGGGTGCGCAGCCAGAGGCAGCGCGGGGTCAGTTCGAGCCCCAGCAGCGTCTCCACCGCCTCGGCGTAGGCGAAGTTGTTGTTGAGCGCCGAGCAGTAGTTGAGCCGGTCGGTGTAGGGGATGATCTTGTGGTAATGGTGGTGCTCGGCCTCCTTTTCGAAGCCGCGGTGCAGGTAGCCGCAATGCACGTCGGCCTTCTTCACCGTTTCGCCGTCGAGCTCGGCGATGACCTGGATGGTGCCGTGGGTCGCCGGGTGGGAGGGGCCGAGGTTGACCACCACGCTGTTGGGATCGGCGGTCTGCTCCAGGGGGGAGCGAACCGGGGATTTGATTTCCACGTAATTCACCTTATTTGCGATACGGGACCAGGGGCTGTTCGCGGTCGATGGGGTAATCCTTGCGCAGCGGATGCCCCTCGAACCCTTCGTAGAGCAGGATCGGCCGCAGATCGTCGTTGCCGGCGAAACGGATGCCGTACATTTCGTGGGCCTCGCGCTCGAGAAAGCGCGCCGCGCCGTACCAGTGGCTGAGGGTCGGCACCCGCGGGCTGGCCTCCTCGACCCGCGTCTTCAGACGCACCCGCAGGTTGTTGCCCGAGCTGTAGAGGTGGTAGACCACCTCGAAGCGCGGCCGGCGCTCGGGAAAGTCGACGGCGGTGACGTCGAGCAGCAGGTCGAAGCCGAAATCGTCCTTGAGCCGTCGCACCAGCGCCAGCAGGCGATCGGCCGGCAGTTCGAGAACCAGCATGCCGAAGCTCTCCCAGGCCCTCTCGTAGAGGCCGAGCAGATCGGATTTGATGTCGTCGTGGATCATCGAATGCTTCTTTCGTCCTTTTGTCTTTACGTGGTTGGGCCTGTCACGCCTCACGCCTCACGCCTCACGCCTCACGGTCTTTCTGCTTCTCGAAGGGCAGAATCGGGTGGCGCTCGCCGGCGATTTTGTCCTGCAATTTCATGATGGCGTCGATGACCATCTCCGGGCGCGGGGGGCAGCCCGGCACGTAGATATCCACCGGGATCACCTTGTCGACCCCCTGCAGCACCGCGTAGTTGCGATAGAAGCCGCCGCTGGTGGCGCAGGCGCCGAAGGCCATCACCCACTTGGGCTCGCACATCTGCTCGTAGACCTTCTTGATGACCGGCGCTTCCTTGTGGGTGATGGTCCCCACCACCATCAGCAGGTCCGACTGGCGCGGGGTGAAACGCGGCAGGGCGGCGCCGAAGCGGTCGGTGTCGTAGAGGGTCGAGCTGACCGACATGAACTCCATGCCGCAGCAGGCGGTGACGAAGGGATAGGGGAACAGGCTGAACTTGCGCACCCAGCCGACCAGTTCGTCCTTGCGGGTGGTGAGAAACTCCATCATCGCCATTCGAGGCCGCCCTCCTTCCAGATGTAGACGAAGGCCAGGGCCAAAAGCCCCATGAAAAACAGAAAGGCCACCAGCGAGGCCGTCGCCAGCCCGCCCTCGCCGGTGGAGGAGGCCCAGAGGAAGAGCAGCACCGTCTCCAGGTCGAAGAGCAGAAAGAAGATGGCCACCGGGTAGTACTTGATCGACAGGGGACGCACGTTGCGCTGCTGCAGCGGCCGCGAGCCGCACTCGAAGGGCTCGAGCTTGACCGCCGTGGGGGCGACCCGCGGGCCCAGCAACCGGTTGAGGGCGACGATCAGGCCGACCAGGCCGAGGGCGGCGAGCAGGAAGAGGAAAAACGCGAGGTAAGGACTCATGTTCATTTCCCGACAAGGGTTGGCGCGGACAAGGAATAAAAAAGCCCGACAGGGACGACTCTCCCCTCGGGCTTCGTTGCCAGAGGCTTTATCGGTTGAAAATCTTCGCCCCAAGATGGCCGGACGATCAAAACCGGGTTTCCAATGCTGTGCCAAAGCATGAGCAACAACGGTGCCAAGGCCCACCACGGCCTGCAACGCCGGGAAATAAACAGTTTTCTACTGGTCCCGAGATCCTTCGGACCTGCTCCGCAATGGAGCGGCCTGTGCCCGCTTGGAACGATCTGCTCCAAATTCGCCCAGGCCCGCGCATTTGACGGCTGACCCGGCGGGAGGCTATGATCAAATTAAGGAACTTTGAGGTTGGATTTCCCGAGTTCAGGCCGCGAAATCGGGCTTCAGGCAGGGCGGACACAGGTGGTCCAGCCTGTCCGAAGAAAGGAGTCACCCATGAAGGGAAAGAAAACAACCGGCAAACAAGCCCAGTCGGAAAAGGAAATGCACGTCAAGATCCGCGGTACGGATTACGACATCACCAAGGCCCGGAAGAAAGAACTGACTTTCGGAAACTTCGGCCTGTCGCGAGACGAGGTCGCCACCAAGAGCACGCCGGAACCCTTCGGCCCCTGACGACAGGGCCGACCCATCGCTCTTCAACCCTGCGCCGCGGGTGGCGAAGCGGGGAAGGCAAATAGGCCGCACCAGGGGATGGCGCGGTCTTTTTTTGTCTCAGTGCCAAGCGCAGCGGTGATGTCCCCGCGCCCTTTTTTCCTGCAGCAGAGCGGCCGCCCTGGCCCGCTGCTCGGGAGTGAGCAGCGCATGAAACTCGGCGAACTTTTCACCGAAGAAGGCGATAAGCTCGCTGGCCCTCGCCTGGTGCCCGGCGACCAGGGGACGCAGCGTCGCGTCATCGACCCGCTCGCTCTGCAGCAGGCCGAGCATCTCGTCGAAGCTTTCGGCCCGGTGGGCCTTCATCTCGGCCGCCTTGGCCAGGACTTCGAGCTTGATTTTTTCAAGCTGCAGCTGTTGGGCCTGTTCCAAATCGAGCTTCTCCACCAGGTGAGCCACCACGTGATCGGCCCGCTGCTGGGGGGGGCCGTGGCTCCAGCGGGTGCAGCCGCCCACCGAAACGAGGAGCAGGACCATTACCATAACCAGTATGATGCCACCTGACTGCCTGCGCATGATCTCCTCCGCTGGTAAGAAAATCTTCCCCCCTCGGAAAACCGCCTGTCGACCTCTGGAGCGGGGCCGGCGGCCAATGAGATTCGGCACCTCCTTCACTGCTGATCGATGCGGAAAATTTCCCCGGCCGCATAGTCGGCCAGATACACGCGTCCCGCCTCGTCCTCGCCGAAGGCCGAAATCGAAAAGGCGCTGTCGACGAGCAGTTGGTTAGCCCAGCCGCCGCCGACGGGCCTGAGCCCCCAGATGCGCCCGCTGCAGAAGTCGCCGTAGAGGTAGATTCCCTGCAGGTCTGGATTGCCGGGGCCGCGGTAGACATAGCCGCCGGTCACCGAGCAGCCCAGATCATGGCCGTAGGCCGCCACCGGCGCCACGTTGCGCGCCGGGGCGACGCAGCCGGCCGCAGGGCTGAAGCAGTCGGGCCCTTCCAGAACGTTCCAGCCGAAGTTGGCGCCGCCGGGGCTGGCCACCTCCTGAAAGTTGATCTCTTCCCAGCGCTCCTGGCCGACGTCGGCGACAAACAGGTCCCCGGTCAGCCGGTCGAAGGAGAAACGCCATGGGTTACGCAGCCCGCTGGCCCAGATCTCGTCTCGAGCAGCCGGATCGAGGGCAAAGGGGTTGCCGGCTGGGATGCCGTAGGGAGCCGCGCCGCTTTCGACATCGAGGCGCAGCAGCTTGCCGAGCAGTTCCCCCAGATTCTGGCCGTTGCCGAGGGGATCGCCGCCGCTGCCGCCGTCGCCAAGCCCTATGTAAAGAAAGCCGTCGGGGCCGAAGGCCAGCTGCCCGCCGTTGTGGTTGGAGAAGGGCTGGGGGACGCTGAGCAGGATCTGCTCGCTCCCGGGCAGGGCGAGGTCGGGATCAGCGGAGAGGAAAAACCGGCTGACCACCGTCGCGCCGTCGCCGGCGCGGGTGTAGTTGACGTAAAAATATCCTTTTTGGGCGAATCCCGGCGGAAAAGCCAAACCCAGCAGTCCGCGTTCGCCACCGGCGAGCACCCGATCGGCAATATCGAGAAAAGCAACGGGGAGCAGCACTCCGTCCCGCAGGACCCGGACCCGCCCTCCCTGCTCGGTGACGAAGAGCCGTCCGCTGCCGTCACCGGCGTGGCCGATACTGGTGGGGGCGGCAACCCCGGAAGCCGCGCTGGTGAACACCAGGGAAACCGATGGCGTCGGGACCGGGGGGTCACCGCCGCCACCGCCACCGCCACCACCGCCGCAGGCGGACAGGCCACCAAGAACAAGCAAAACCGCAAGGACAAGCGAGGTATTTTTCATAGGATTTCTCCTTTTGCTTCGCCCCGGCCCTGGTCAGCGCTTTCGGCCGGTCACTGCCTCATGCCCCCCATCCACTACTTAATACTATACGACAGTTTCCCCGGCCTCGGCTCGCCACCGCGCGAACCGCCTCCGGCGGGCTGGTGAACCCGGCCCCAAGCCCGCTTAACCGAACATCCCGGTGAAGGATGCCAAGCACCCCGGACCCGTAAAATGCGAATTCCCCGACCACCAGGCGGGGAATTCGTTTTCCTGAACGATTATTTCATGTACCCTGTGGCCGGTACCCTTTGTGCAAAGGGACATTCAATCCAAAGCCCGGGAGCTGCCATTTCATGAACGAACTGCCCAACACGGTCATCCGCATCTATGGCTGCCTGCGCACCCTGCGCAATGAACGCGGCCTCTCCCCCACTGCCGAGCTCTGGCTCCCCCCCGAGGGGCGCAAGGCCGCCGAAGTCGCGCAGGAACTCGACCTGCCGCTGGAGAAGATCGAGGGGGTTTTCTGCAACCACCGGGCCTACGACCTGGAGCGCCTGTTGAAACCCGGCGACGAAATCGCCTTCATCCCTACCGGGGTACCCGGGCCCCACCGGTTCATGCTCGGCATCCACGAGGCGGGCAAGGGACACCTCTGATTCAGGCCTCCTCCAGGGGAATATCCAGGCTCTGCAGCAGTTCCACCAGGTGGTTGTGCAGCAGGGGCTCGATAGAGCCCGCACCCGGCTCGACAAGACCGTTCTGGACCCGGTTGAGATGACTGGCGTAGGCCAGGGTCAGGGAGACCTCCAGGGCCTGTTGCCGAAGGGTTTCGCACTCGCGCATGATTTCCAGGGTCATGATCCGCCATTGGCGGGAGTCGGCGTCGGCCAGCCGCTGCGCCATGACCCGGTCGTAGTTGATCAACCTTTTCAGGGTGGTGTCGCTGATTCTAAGCATCCTTACCCCCTTTGATTCTGGGTAAGCCGTGACGTCTCACGCCTCCTGTTGCCATGCCCTACCGGTCTGGTCATAAACCGGCAAGGTCGCCGGG
This window encodes:
- a CDS encoding NADH-quinone oxidoreductase subunit C, producing MIHDDIKSDLLGLYERAWESFGMLVLELPADRLLALVRRLKDDFGFDLLLDVTAVDFPERRPRFEVVYHLYSSGNNLRVRLKTRVEEASPRVPTLSHWYGAARFLEREAHEMYGIRFAGNDDLRPILLYEGFEGHPLRKDYPIDREQPLVPYRK
- the nuoB gene encoding NADH-quinone oxidoreductase subunit NuoB, which translates into the protein MAMMEFLTTRKDELVGWVRKFSLFPYPFVTACCGMEFMSVSSTLYDTDRFGAALPRFTPRQSDLLMVVGTITHKEAPVIKKVYEQMCEPKWVMAFGACATSGGFYRNYAVLQGVDKVIPVDIYVPGCPPRPEMVIDAIMKLQDKIAGERHPILPFEKQKDREA
- a CDS encoding NADH-quinone oxidoreductase subunit A, with amino-acid sequence MSPYLAFFLFLLAALGLVGLIVALNRLLGPRVAPTAVKLEPFECGSRPLQQRNVRPLSIKYYPVAIFFLLFDLETVLLFLWASSTGEGGLATASLVAFLFFMGLLALAFVYIWKEGGLEWR
- a CDS encoding Spy/CpxP family protein refolding chaperone; the protein is MVLLLVSVGGCTRWSHGPPQQRADHVVAHLVEKLDLEQAQQLQLEKIKLEVLAKAAEMKAHRAESFDEMLGLLQSERVDDATLRPLVAGHQARASELIAFFGEKFAEFHALLTPEQRARAAALLQEKRARGHHRCAWH
- a CDS encoding PQQ-dependent sugar dehydrogenase — translated: MKNTSLVLAVLLVLGGLSACGGGGGGGGGGDPPVPTPSVSLVFTSAASGVAAPTSIGHAGDGSGRLFVTEQGGRVRVLRDGVLLPVAFLDIADRVLAGGERGLLGLAFPPGFAQKGYFYVNYTRAGDGATVVSRFFLSADPDLALPGSEQILLSVPQPFSNHNGGQLAFGPDGFLYIGLGDGGSGGDPLGNGQNLGELLGKLLRLDVESGAAPYGIPAGNPFALDPAARDEIWASGLRNPWRFSFDRLTGDLFVADVGQERWEEINFQEVASPGGANFGWNVLEGPDCFSPAAGCVAPARNVAPVAAYGHDLGCSVTGGYVYRGPGNPDLQGIYLYGDFCSGRIWGLRPVGGGWANQLLVDSAFSISAFGEDEAGRVYLADYAAGEIFRIDQQ
- a CDS encoding MoaD/ThiS family protein, with the protein product MNELPNTVIRIYGCLRTLRNERGLSPTAELWLPPEGRKAAEVAQELDLPLEKIEGVFCNHRAYDLERLLKPGDEIAFIPTGVPGPHRFMLGIHEAGKGHL